A section of the Roseomonas marmotae genome encodes:
- a CDS encoding dipeptidase, with protein MTDTADLHAKTLCLDTHVDIPWPEPPDPRGQTDRCVDYPKMAAGGMDGVVFAAYVPQGPRTPHAHEAAALRAEAMLRSIRASAAGAGRRIASRAADVEAAFTAGETAVLLAVENGYGMGEELSRLALWRGLGVCYLTLTHNGHNLISDSAIPVPALGDAPSLHGGLSELGRAVVAEMNALGIMVDVSHVAKSGMMQAVEISRSPVVATHTCCRALRDHPRNLDDEQMDALRASGGLMQITAVPAFLRNADADGRFRASVADIADHVDYAVKRMGIEHVGLSSDFDGGGGVEGWRNAAETPNLTAELARRGYDAEQIGLLWSGNFLRLMRAAEAVASRG; from the coding sequence ATGACCGATACCGCCGATCTGCACGCCAAGACCCTCTGCCTCGATACCCATGTCGATATCCCCTGGCCGGAGCCGCCGGACCCCCGCGGCCAGACCGACCGCTGCGTCGACTATCCCAAGATGGCCGCAGGCGGGATGGATGGCGTGGTTTTCGCGGCCTATGTGCCCCAGGGCCCGCGCACCCCGCATGCCCATGAGGCCGCCGCCCTGCGCGCCGAGGCCATGTTGCGGTCCATCCGCGCCTCGGCCGCCGGTGCGGGCCGCCGCATCGCCAGCCGCGCCGCCGATGTCGAGGCTGCCTTCACCGCAGGTGAGACGGCAGTGCTGCTCGCGGTGGAGAACGGCTACGGGATGGGCGAGGAACTCTCACGCCTCGCGCTCTGGCGGGGGCTCGGCGTCTGCTACCTGACGCTGACCCATAACGGCCACAACCTGATCTCGGATTCCGCCATCCCTGTCCCGGCCCTGGGCGATGCGCCCAGCCTGCATGGCGGGCTTTCGGAACTGGGCCGCGCCGTCGTCGCCGAGATGAATGCCCTCGGCATCATGGTCGATGTCTCCCATGTCGCGAAAAGTGGCATGATGCAGGCGGTGGAGATCTCCCGCTCCCCGGTCGTGGCGACGCATACCTGCTGCCGCGCGCTGCGCGACCATCCGCGCAACCTGGATGATGAGCAGATGGACGCGCTCCGGGCCTCCGGCGGCCTCATGCAGATCACCGCCGTCCCGGCCTTCCTTCGCAATGCCGATGCCGATGGGCGGTTCCGCGCCAGCGTGGCCGATATCGCCGACCACGTGGATTACGCCGTGAAGCGCATGGGCATCGAGCATGTCGGGCTTTCCTCCGACTTCGATGGCGGCGGCGGTGTGGAAGGCTGGCGCAACGCGGCCGAGACGCCGAACCTCACGGCCGAGCTGGCGCGCCGTGGTTATGACGCGGAGCAGATCGGCCTGCTGTGGTCCGGTAACTTCCTGCGGCTGATGCGCGCCGCGGAGGCCGTGGCCTCGCGCGGCTGA
- the msrA gene encoding peptide-methionine (S)-S-oxide reductase MsrA, with protein MPNTSSTETAILGGGCFWCIDAAFRELTGVTEVVSGYAGGHVPNPSYEQVCGKQTGHAEVVKLTFDPAVVSYADILRIFFTLHDPTTKDRQGADVGPQYRSIILTLNEEQERTAREVIAELDAQGLWPAPIVTEVVPAGPFWPAEPEHQDYFVRNPWSGYCRVVVAPKVAKFRKSFADRLKTHAA; from the coding sequence ATGCCGAATACATCCTCGACCGAGACCGCCATCCTGGGCGGTGGCTGCTTCTGGTGCATCGATGCGGCGTTCCGTGAGCTGACCGGCGTGACCGAGGTGGTCTCCGGCTATGCCGGCGGCCATGTCCCGAATCCCAGCTATGAACAGGTCTGCGGCAAGCAGACAGGCCATGCGGAGGTGGTTAAGCTGACCTTCGACCCCGCCGTGGTCAGCTATGCCGATATCCTGCGGATCTTCTTCACCCTGCACGACCCGACCACCAAGGACCGCCAGGGCGCCGATGTCGGCCCGCAGTATCGCAGCATCATCCTGACCTTGAACGAGGAGCAGGAGCGGACCGCTCGCGAGGTCATCGCGGAATTGGATGCGCAGGGCCTGTGGCCCGCGCCTATCGTCACCGAAGTGGTGCCCGCCGGCCCCTTCTGGCCAGCGGAGCCGGAGCATCAGGACTACTTCGTGCGCAACCCCTGGTCCGGCTATTGCCGTGTCGTGGTGGCGCCGAAGGTTGCCAAGTTCCGCAAGAGCTTCGCCGACCGGTTGAAGACCCACGCCGCCTGA
- a CDS encoding GNAT family N-acetyltransferase, translated as MTVTIRAAGREGLTLMSEWAAREGWNPGLSDALAFHAADPGGYLLAEDAGEAVGCISAVRQGPGHGFIGFYIVREDRRGQGIGLKLWQEAMARLAGRVIGLDGVVAQQANYARSGFQMGWRNIRYGAVHPRPVRRWAGEIVPVSSLPFSAVLELDASVLPAPREAFLRAWLDAPQHRSLVALRHGAPVAFGTLRPSHEGARIGPLTATDACAARALFDALIEGQDGPVFLDLPEPNQMARELAEAAGMTPVFETARMYAGPQPALALDRIFGLASFELG; from the coding sequence GTGACAGTCACCATCCGCGCTGCAGGCCGCGAGGGCCTGACCCTGATGAGCGAATGGGCGGCGCGGGAGGGCTGGAACCCAGGCCTTTCCGATGCGCTGGCCTTCCATGCCGCCGATCCCGGCGGCTACCTGCTGGCGGAGGATGCCGGCGAGGCCGTGGGCTGCATCTCCGCCGTGAGGCAGGGGCCGGGCCACGGCTTCATCGGCTTCTACATCGTCCGCGAAGACCGGCGTGGCCAGGGCATCGGCCTGAAGTTGTGGCAGGAAGCCATGGCGCGGCTGGCTGGCCGGGTGATCGGGCTGGATGGTGTGGTGGCGCAGCAGGCGAATTACGCGCGGTCGGGCTTCCAGATGGGCTGGCGGAACATCCGCTATGGCGCCGTCCATCCGCGGCCTGTCCGGCGGTGGGCGGGGGAGATCGTCCCAGTCTCCAGCCTGCCGTTCAGCGCCGTGCTGGAGCTGGATGCCTCTGTCCTGCCCGCGCCGCGCGAGGCTTTCCTGCGTGCCTGGCTCGATGCGCCGCAACATCGCAGCCTCGTGGCCCTGAGGCATGGCGCGCCCGTGGCCTTCGGAACCCTCCGCCCCAGCCATGAAGGGGCAAGGATCGGACCGCTGACCGCGACGGATGCCTGCGCCGCCCGCGCCCTTTTCGATGCCCTGATCGAAGGGCAGGACGGGCCGGTCTTCCTGGACCTGCCCGAACCCAACCAGATGGCCAGGGAACTGGCCGAAGCCGCCGGCATGACGCCGGTCTTCGAGACCGCACGCATGTATGCCGGCCCGCAGCCCGCGCTGGCACTGGACCGGATCTTCGGCCTCGCCAGCTTCGAGCTGGGCTGA
- a CDS encoding serine hydrolase domain-containing protein has protein sequence MSVSPSGKRAVMEYGVGEDVPHPLAGRRPDRHRVVMTSLTTDSPAAAQAGFDPSALAEAAAFAEAHDSPFPRDLLAHLEGGYFEPPPDNEVLGPVFPRGAPNGLLMRRGQRVVSWGDTRQADMTFSVAKSYLALLAGLALGDGLITDLDAPVSASVTDPAFSGPRNGAITWRMLLDQTSEWEGTLFGKADRIDRGRDLRREGAGPKGIDRPLAPPGEYWEYNDVRVNALALALLHRFRRPLPEVFAERIMDPIGGSQDWRWAGYSTSFVEIDGKRMPSVSGGGHWGGGVVTHAEDQALIGQLMLQDGVWNGRRVLPEGWVAACTTPCRLNADYGLLWWLNGQGRYPGASRESVFAQGAGGNVIWIDPAHEIVGVFRWLNSAALPEMLARVTSALR, from the coding sequence ATGAGCGTCTCTCCATCGGGGAAGCGGGCGGTGATGGAATATGGTGTCGGCGAAGACGTGCCGCACCCCCTTGCCGGCAGGCGCCCTGACCGTCACCGTGTCGTCATGACGAGCCTTACCACCGACTCCCCCGCCGCCGCTCAGGCCGGCTTCGACCCCAGCGCCCTGGCTGAGGCCGCTGCCTTCGCCGAGGCGCATGATTCCCCCTTCCCGCGCGACCTGCTCGCCCATCTGGAAGGCGGCTACTTCGAGCCGCCGCCGGATAACGAGGTGCTCGGCCCGGTCTTCCCGCGCGGCGCGCCGAACGGCCTGCTGATGCGCCGGGGCCAGCGGGTGGTGTCCTGGGGCGACACCCGCCAGGCGGACATGACCTTCAGCGTCGCCAAGAGCTACCTGGCCCTGCTGGCCGGGCTGGCCCTGGGCGACGGGCTCATCACTGACCTCGACGCACCCGTTTCCGCCAGCGTCACCGACCCCGCCTTCTCTGGCCCGCGCAATGGCGCCATTACCTGGCGGATGCTGCTGGACCAGACCAGCGAATGGGAAGGCACGCTGTTCGGCAAGGCCGACCGCATCGACCGCGGGCGCGACCTGCGGCGTGAGGGTGCCGGGCCGAAGGGTATCGACCGCCCCCTCGCCCCACCGGGCGAGTACTGGGAATACAACGATGTGCGGGTCAATGCCCTGGCGCTGGCCCTGCTGCACCGATTCCGCCGCCCGCTGCCCGAAGTCTTCGCCGAGCGGATCATGGACCCGATCGGCGGCAGCCAGGACTGGCGCTGGGCGGGCTATTCGACCAGCTTCGTCGAGATCGACGGCAAGCGCATGCCCTCCGTCTCCGGTGGCGGCCACTGGGGTGGCGGCGTGGTGACCCATGCCGAGGATCAGGCGCTGATCGGCCAACTGATGCTGCAGGACGGCGTCTGGAATGGCCGGCGGGTCCTGCCGGAAGGCTGGGTCGCCGCCTGCACGACCCCCTGCCGGCTGAACGCGGATTACGGGCTGCTCTGGTGGCTGAACGGCCAGGGCCGCTATCCCGGCGCCAGCCGCGAGAGCGTCTTCGCCCAGGGGGCCGGCGGCAATGTCATCTGGATCGACCCCGCGCATGAGATCGTCGGCGTCTTCCGCTGGCTGAACTCGGCCGCCTTGCCGGAAATGCTGGCCCGCGTGACCTCCGCGCTGCGCTGA
- the hutH gene encoding histidine ammonia-lyase encodes MIVEPGAASLETLQAILQGEPLELPQGWQVQVETSVAALAARIAEGEALYGVNTGFGKLASQRIGSADLAKLQLNLLRSHAAGTGPLLPAPVVRLILALKALSLARGASAVRPVVVEALLALLNADALPAIPAKGSVGASGDLAPLAHLALVLIGEGEALVGGAVVPGAEALRHAGIPPLALGPKEGLALLNGTQVSTALALTGLFTTRMLLRTALTSGAMSVDAARGSDTPFDPRIHALRGQPGQIRVAAALRAVLAGSAIRESHRQGDTRVQDPYCLRCQPQVMGACLDQLDHAAQVLEREANAVTDNPLVTPEGEVLSGGNFHAEPVAFAADNIALAMAEIGALAERRIALLTDPALSGLPAFLVREGGLNSGFMIAQVTAAALASENKSLAHPRSVDSLPTSANQEDHVSMATGAALRLAEMAENTAVILAIELLAAAQGIEFHRPLTSSAPLEDALALVREHAAPWEEDRHMAPDIAAVKRLVERGTFAGFVEKV; translated from the coding sequence ATGATCGTCGAGCCCGGCGCCGCAAGCCTGGAAACCTTGCAGGCCATCCTGCAGGGCGAGCCGCTGGAACTGCCGCAAGGCTGGCAGGTCCAGGTCGAGACCTCCGTCGCTGCCCTCGCCGCGCGGATCGCCGAAGGCGAGGCGCTCTATGGCGTCAATACCGGCTTCGGAAAGCTGGCCAGCCAGCGGATCGGCAGCGCCGATCTGGCAAAACTGCAACTGAACCTGCTGCGCAGCCATGCCGCCGGTACAGGCCCCCTGCTACCCGCCCCGGTGGTGCGGCTGATCCTGGCCCTGAAAGCCCTGTCCTTGGCACGTGGCGCCTCCGCGGTGCGACCGGTGGTCGTCGAGGCCCTGCTGGCCCTGCTGAACGCCGACGCGCTGCCCGCCATTCCGGCGAAAGGCTCGGTCGGCGCCTCTGGCGACCTGGCGCCGCTGGCGCATCTGGCGCTGGTGCTGATCGGCGAGGGTGAGGCTCTGGTCGGAGGCGCGGTGGTACCCGGCGCCGAGGCGCTGCGGCATGCCGGCATCCCGCCGCTCGCCCTCGGGCCGAAGGAGGGGCTGGCGCTGCTGAACGGAACGCAGGTCTCCACCGCCCTGGCGCTGACCGGCCTTTTCACCACGCGCATGTTGCTGCGCACCGCGCTGACCTCCGGCGCCATGAGCGTGGATGCCGCGCGCGGCTCCGACACCCCTTTCGACCCGCGGATCCACGCGCTCCGGGGCCAGCCCGGGCAGATCCGCGTCGCCGCCGCGCTGCGCGCCGTGCTGGCCGGCAGCGCCATCCGCGAGAGTCACCGGCAAGGCGATACCCGCGTGCAGGACCCCTATTGCCTGCGCTGCCAGCCCCAGGTGATGGGAGCCTGCCTCGACCAGCTCGACCATGCCGCGCAGGTGCTGGAGCGGGAGGCGAATGCCGTCACGGACAATCCGCTGGTGACGCCGGAGGGCGAAGTTCTGTCCGGCGGCAACTTCCATGCGGAACCCGTGGCCTTCGCCGCCGATAACATCGCCCTCGCCATGGCCGAGATCGGCGCATTGGCGGAACGGCGGATAGCGCTGCTGACGGACCCCGCACTCTCAGGCCTGCCGGCCTTCCTGGTGCGGGAGGGCGGGCTGAATTCCGGCTTCATGATCGCCCAGGTGACCGCTGCCGCGCTGGCCAGCGAGAACAAGTCCCTCGCCCATCCCCGCAGCGTGGACAGCCTGCCCACCAGCGCCAATCAGGAAGACCATGTCAGCATGGCGACCGGCGCCGCGCTGCGCCTCGCGGAGATGGCGGAGAATACCGCGGTTATCCTGGCCATAGAGCTGCTGGCGGCGGCGCAGGGTATCGAATTCCACCGCCCGCTGACATCCTCGGCACCGCTGGAGGATGCACTGGCCCTGGTGCGGGAACATGCGGCACCCTGGGAGGAGGACCGTCACATGGCGCCCGATATCGCGGCGGTGAAACGGTTGGTCGAA
- the hutU gene encoding urocanate hydratase: MQDRFRNAPAIRAPRGNVLSARQWTTEAAMRMLMNNLDDEVAERPGELVVYGGIGRAARDWKSYETIVSVLKRLTESQTLLVQSGKPVGVFETHADAPRVLIANSNLVPNWASWEHFNKLDRAGLMMYGQMTAGSWIYIGTQGIVQGTFETFAEAGRQHFNGDLAGRWILTAGLGGMGGAQPLAGVFAGACVLAVECQPSRIEKRLETGYLDQRADSLDEALAIIRRACDEKRAISVGLLGNAAEIFPELVRRGVVPDIVTDQTSAHDPSNGYLPAGWTLAEWEAKRQSDPAGVAAAARRSMVTHVQAMLDFKKMGSAVLDYGNNIRQMAKDEGLANAFDFPGFVPAYIRPLFCRGVGPFRWAALSGDPEDIRKTDDKVRELIPEDRHLHRWLDMAEARIRFQGLPARICWVGLGQRHRLGLAFNEMVAKGELSAPVVIGRDHLDSGSVASPNRETEAMRDGSDAVSDWPLLNALLNTASGATWVSLHHGGGVGMGYSQHAGMVIVADGTEDAARRLKRVLWNDPATGVMRHADAGYDIAIDCAREFGLDLPMIGGAE; the protein is encoded by the coding sequence ATGCAGGACCGTTTCCGCAACGCCCCGGCTATCCGCGCACCGCGCGGCAATGTGCTGAGCGCCCGCCAATGGACCACCGAGGCGGCGATGCGCATGCTGATGAACAACCTGGATGACGAGGTCGCTGAGCGCCCGGGCGAATTGGTCGTCTATGGCGGCATCGGTCGCGCGGCCCGCGACTGGAAGAGCTACGAGACCATCGTCTCCGTGCTGAAGCGCCTGACGGAAAGCCAGACGCTGCTGGTGCAGTCGGGCAAGCCGGTGGGCGTCTTCGAAACGCATGCCGATGCGCCGCGCGTGCTGATCGCCAATTCCAACCTCGTGCCGAACTGGGCAAGCTGGGAGCACTTCAATAAGCTCGATCGCGCCGGGCTGATGATGTACGGCCAGATGACGGCCGGCTCCTGGATCTACATCGGCACGCAGGGCATCGTCCAAGGCACTTTCGAAACTTTTGCCGAGGCCGGGCGGCAGCACTTCAATGGCGACCTGGCGGGGCGCTGGATCCTGACGGCGGGCCTCGGCGGCATGGGCGGCGCGCAGCCGCTGGCGGGTGTCTTCGCCGGCGCCTGCGTGCTGGCGGTGGAATGCCAGCCCAGCCGGATCGAGAAGCGCCTGGAGACCGGCTACCTCGATCAGCGCGCCGATAGCCTGGACGAGGCCCTGGCCATTATCCGCCGCGCCTGCGACGAGAAGCGCGCCATCAGCGTCGGCCTGCTCGGCAATGCCGCCGAGATCTTTCCGGAACTGGTGCGGCGCGGCGTCGTGCCGGATATCGTCACGGATCAGACCAGCGCGCATGATCCGTCCAACGGCTATCTGCCCGCTGGCTGGACGCTGGCGGAATGGGAGGCGAAGCGCCAGAGCGACCCCGCCGGCGTCGCCGCCGCTGCCCGGCGCAGCATGGTTACGCATGTACAGGCCATGCTGGACTTCAAGAAGATGGGCAGCGCCGTGCTCGACTACGGCAACAACATCCGCCAGATGGCCAAGGATGAGGGCCTGGCCAATGCCTTCGACTTCCCCGGCTTCGTCCCCGCCTATATCCGGCCGCTCTTCTGCCGGGGCGTCGGCCCCTTCCGTTGGGCCGCGCTCTCCGGCGACCCGGAGGATATCCGCAAGACCGATGACAAGGTGCGGGAACTGATCCCCGAGGACAGGCACCTGCACCGCTGGCTGGACATGGCGGAGGCGCGCATCAGGTTCCAGGGCCTGCCCGCGCGCATCTGCTGGGTCGGGTTGGGGCAAAGGCACCGGCTGGGGCTGGCGTTCAATGAGATGGTGGCGAAGGGCGAGCTTTCCGCCCCTGTCGTGATCGGCCGCGACCACCTCGATTCCGGCTCCGTCGCCTCCCCCAACCGGGAGACGGAAGCGATGCGTGACGGATCGGATGCCGTCTCAGACTGGCCACTTCTGAACGCCTTGCTGAACACGGCTTCCGGCGCCACCTGGGTATCGCTGCATCACGGCGGCGGCGTCGGCATGGGGTATTCCCAACATGCCGGCATGGTGATCGTCGCTGACGGCACGGAAGATGCGGCCCGGCGCCTGAAGCGGGTGCTGTGGAACGACCCGGCCACGGGCGTGATGCGCCATGCCGATGCCGGCTATGACATCGCCATCGACTGCGCGCGGGAATTCGGCCTGGACCTGCCGATGATCGGCGGCGCGGAATGA
- a CDS encoding formimidoylglutamate deiminase: MSRFHAAHALLPEGWASDVLLEVDGDGTILSVAPSASVAGAERLAGPVIPGVPNLHSHAFQRAMAGLTERRSPPEARDAEGGEDSFWTWRQTMYRFVHRLTPEDAEAVAAQLYAECLEWGFTSIAEFHYLHHQPDGTPYAAPAEMALRHLAAAREAGIGITMLPSLYRHGGIFGKDPVPGQRRFLNDLNSYWRIVEEVRTAIAGDPQAGLGLAPHSLRAVTPEMLREVSRFDGPIHIHAAEQLREVAECEAATGARPVQWLLDQMPVDARWCLIHATHMTDDEAASLARTGAVVGLCPSTEASLGDGIFNYPAHAKAKGRFGFGTDSHVGVSPRDEMRQLETSQRLARHLRSMVTDAARPHPGRNLLEAALAGGGQVSARRIGAIAPGYRCDLVELDPDHPSLTGLSGDTLLDAWVFSGQGNPVRRVVVGGREVVSDGRHHRREAIAERYRQAMRRLTA, encoded by the coding sequence ATGTCGCGATTCCACGCTGCCCACGCCCTGTTGCCGGAGGGGTGGGCAAGCGACGTGCTGCTGGAGGTCGATGGGGACGGAACCATCCTCTCTGTGGCCCCTTCGGCCAGCGTGGCGGGTGCGGAACGGCTTGCCGGCCCGGTCATTCCAGGCGTGCCGAACCTGCATTCGCATGCCTTCCAGCGCGCCATGGCCGGGCTGACCGAGCGCCGTTCCCCTCCGGAAGCACGCGACGCCGAGGGAGGGGAGGATTCCTTCTGGACCTGGCGGCAGACCATGTATCGCTTCGTTCACCGGCTGACGCCGGAGGATGCGGAGGCCGTGGCGGCGCAGCTCTATGCCGAATGCCTGGAATGGGGCTTCACCAGCATCGCCGAGTTCCACTACCTGCATCACCAGCCCGATGGCACGCCCTATGCGGCACCGGCGGAAATGGCGCTGCGCCATCTCGCGGCGGCGCGGGAGGCCGGCATCGGCATCACGATGCTGCCCAGCCTCTACCGCCATGGCGGCATCTTCGGGAAAGACCCGGTGCCGGGCCAGCGGCGCTTCCTGAACGACCTCAACTCCTACTGGCGGATTGTCGAGGAGGTCCGCACGGCCATTGCCGGCGATCCGCAGGCCGGGCTGGGGCTCGCGCCCCATTCGCTCCGCGCCGTGACGCCGGAGATGCTGCGGGAGGTATCGCGGTTCGATGGCCCCATTCACATCCATGCGGCCGAGCAGCTTCGGGAGGTCGCGGAATGCGAGGCCGCGACCGGCGCCCGCCCGGTCCAGTGGCTGCTGGACCAGATGCCCGTGGATGCGCGCTGGTGCCTGATCCACGCCACCCATATGACCGATGACGAAGCCGCCAGCCTGGCCCGCACAGGCGCGGTCGTGGGGCTCTGCCCGAGCACCGAGGCTTCGCTCGGGGACGGCATCTTCAACTACCCTGCCCATGCGAAAGCAAAGGGCAGGTTTGGTTTCGGGACAGATAGCCATGTCGGCGTCTCCCCGAGGGATGAGATGCGGCAACTGGAGACCAGCCAGCGTCTGGCTCGCCATCTGCGCTCGATGGTGACGGATGCCGCCCGCCCGCATCCCGGCCGGAACCTGCTGGAAGCGGCCCTGGCCGGGGGCGGGCAGGTCAGCGCACGGCGCATCGGCGCCATCGCGCCCGGCTATCGGTGCGATCTGGTGGAACTGGACCCCGACCACCCCTCGCTGACGGGCCTTTCCGGCGATACCCTGCTGGATGCCTGGGTCTTCAGCGGCCAGGGCAACCCGGTGCGCCGTGTGGTCGTGGGCGGGCGGGAAGTCGTTAGCGACGGCCGGCATCATCGGCGGGAGGCCATCGCCGAACGCTACCGGCAGGCCATGAGGAGGCTCACCGCGTGA
- a CDS encoding SulP family inorganic anion transporter, whose product MPVFDLGRLRAEWFGNVRADLLSGLVVALALIPEAIAFSIIAGVDPKVGLYASFSIAVITAIAGGRPAMISAATAAMAVVVVDLVKDHGLQYLLAATILTGLLQILAGAARLGRLMRFVSRSVLTGFMNALAILIFMAQLPELIGVPPLTYVMVAAGLAIIYLLPRATRIVPSPLVCIVVLTALSLSLGLDLRTVGDMGALPDSLPSFLIPDVPLNWETLEIIFPYSATLAAVGLLESLLTAAVVDELTDTPSQRNRECVGQGLANFATGFLGGMAGCAMIGQSVINVTSGGRGRLSTFIAGTVLLLLVVPLGNVVAHIPMAALVAVMIMVSINTFQWSSLKTLVTHPRSSSVVMVATVLVVVLTHDLARGVLVGVLLSGIFFAGKVRRLFAVTSTLAEDGQYRRYTVTGQVFFASAEDFLAAFDLKEGLRRVEIDVSAAHFWDISSIGALDRVVLTLRARGAEVELLGLNEASATLVERLGQHDKPGSARSASH is encoded by the coding sequence ATGCCTGTATTCGACCTCGGCCGTCTGCGCGCCGAATGGTTCGGCAATGTCCGTGCCGACCTGCTTTCCGGCCTTGTCGTCGCCCTGGCCTTGATCCCCGAAGCAATTGCCTTCTCCATCATCGCCGGCGTGGACCCGAAGGTAGGGCTCTACGCCTCCTTCTCCATCGCGGTCATCACCGCCATTGCGGGCGGGCGTCCCGCCATGATCTCGGCCGCCACGGCCGCGATGGCCGTGGTGGTCGTCGACCTGGTGAAGGATCACGGCCTGCAGTACCTGCTCGCCGCCACGATCCTGACTGGGCTCCTGCAGATCCTCGCGGGCGCGGCACGACTCGGGCGGCTGATGCGATTCGTCTCCCGCTCCGTGCTCACCGGCTTCATGAATGCGCTGGCCATCCTGATCTTCATGGCGCAGTTGCCGGAACTGATCGGCGTGCCGCCGCTGACCTACGTGATGGTCGCCGCCGGACTCGCCATCATCTACCTGCTGCCGCGCGCCACCAGGATCGTCCCTTCCCCGCTCGTCTGCATCGTGGTGCTGACGGCACTTTCGCTCTCGCTCGGGCTCGATCTGCGCACCGTAGGCGACATGGGGGCGCTGCCGGACAGCCTGCCGTCCTTCCTGATCCCCGACGTTCCGCTGAACTGGGAAACGCTGGAGATCATTTTCCCCTACTCCGCCACGCTCGCGGCGGTGGGGCTGCTGGAATCGCTGCTGACGGCCGCCGTGGTGGATGAGCTGACGGATACCCCCAGCCAGCGCAACCGGGAATGCGTCGGGCAGGGCCTGGCCAATTTCGCCACGGGCTTCCTGGGCGGCATGGCCGGTTGCGCCATGATCGGCCAGTCCGTGATCAACGTCACCTCCGGCGGTCGCGGGCGGCTTTCTACCTTCATTGCCGGAACGGTGCTGCTACTGCTGGTTGTGCCGCTTGGCAATGTCGTCGCGCATATACCCATGGCGGCGCTCGTCGCGGTGATGATCATGGTCTCCATCAACACCTTCCAGTGGTCCTCGCTGAAGACGCTGGTGACGCATCCCCGCAGTTCCTCCGTCGTGATGGTGGCCACCGTCCTGGTGGTGGTGCTGACGCATGACCTGGCGCGGGGCGTGCTGGTGGGCGTTCTGCTCAGCGGCATCTTCTTCGCCGGCAAGGTGCGGCGCCTCTTCGCCGTGACCTCCACCCTGGCCGAAGACGGGCAGTACCGCCGCTACACCGTCACCGGCCAGGTCTTCTTCGCCTCGGCCGAGGATTTCCTCGCCGCTTTCGACCTGAAGGAAGGGCTGCGGCGGGTGGAGATCGACGTTTCCGCCGCGCATTTCTGGGATATCAGCAGCATCGGCGCCCTGGACCGTGTGGTGCTGACCCTCCGCGCGCGTGGCGCGGAGGTCGAGCTGCTGGGCCTCAACGAGGCCAGCGCCACGCTGGTCGAGCGTCTCGGCCAGCATGACAAGCCGGGCTCCGCCCGGTCCGCCAGCCACTGA
- the hutC gene encoding histidine utilization repressor: MPQPAFNPTEPRYQQIKRFIMDRVRSGEWSVEDRVPSENELVRLTGHSRVTVGRALRELADAGLLKRVQGVGTFVAGGPPQSALLELRDIAQEVTGRGNTHSTRVEELDRRAAEAEHAIAFGVPEGSLLFHSRIVHLENGVPVQLEDRLVNPLIAPDYLAQDFTRLTPYAHLMACAPAERVEHVVEAIRPDHAAAASLGITSDEPCLLIHRRTWSRRMVATRAWLTHPGSRYRLGGAF, from the coding sequence ATGCCGCAGCCCGCATTCAACCCCACGGAACCGCGCTACCAGCAGATCAAGCGCTTCATCATGGACCGCGTGCGCAGCGGCGAATGGTCGGTCGAGGACCGGGTGCCCTCGGAGAATGAACTGGTCCGGCTGACCGGCCATTCCCGCGTGACCGTCGGCCGGGCGCTGCGGGAGCTGGCGGACGCCGGCCTGCTGAAGCGGGTTCAGGGCGTCGGCACCTTCGTTGCCGGGGGGCCGCCGCAATCGGCACTGCTGGAACTGCGGGACATCGCCCAGGAGGTCACGGGGCGCGGCAATACGCACTCGACCCGCGTGGAGGAGCTGGACCGCCGCGCCGCCGAGGCCGAGCACGCCATCGCCTTCGGCGTGCCGGAGGGAAGTCTCCTCTTCCACAGCCGCATCGTGCATCTGGAGAACGGCGTTCCCGTGCAGCTGGAGGACCGGCTGGTGAACCCGCTCATCGCCCCCGACTACCTGGCGCAGGATTTCACCCGCCTCACCCCCTATGCCCATCTGATGGCCTGCGCGCCGGCCGAGCGTGTGGAGCATGTGGTGGAAGCCATCCGCCCCGATCACGCGGCCGCGGCGTCACTGGGCATCACTTCCGACGAGCCATGCCTGCTCATCCACCGCCGCACCTGGTCGCGGCGGATGGTGGCGACGCGCGCCTGGCTGACCCATCCCGGAAGCCGCTATCGCCTTGGCGGCGCCTTCTGA